A genomic region of Dermacentor andersoni chromosome 9, qqDerAnde1_hic_scaffold, whole genome shotgun sequence contains the following coding sequences:
- the LOC126529671 gene encoding uncharacterized protein — MPKVSRSRVGAPSEQLLHLDLSWSDLEEIFLGHGQRIPRRYKSVNGLFNMEELQEDDFRRMFRFHKEHLKDLSTSLLIPDTVTSTQGVCVSGEEALLITLRRLAYPNRWRDLEPLFGRHYSTLSSIVSKVLTHIEDNFGHLLDLTNNKWLNLAELGRFSQAMHRRGAPIKNCWGFVDGTARPICRPSVNQRIRFSGHKRVHGVKYQSVMCANGIVCDLDGPYPGHRHDAGILRDSGLYSRLEHLVQGSSYTIYGDPAYPLRPLLMRPYAGSSQTETQQRFNSGMSTVHQAVESGFGKTVRLFAFLDFKKNPNILLQNMPQMYKIGTILANIHVCMAVMFRCFLA; from the exons ATGCCGAAAGTGAGTCGATCGCGCGTAGGTGCTCCTTCTGAGCAGCTACTCCATCTAGATCTCAGCTGGAGTGATCTGGAAGAAATTTTCCTTGGACATGGACAGCGCATACCCCGGCGGTATAAGTCGGTAAACGGCCTATTTAACATGGAAGAACTGCAGGAAGATGACTTTAGGCGGATGTTTAGGTTTCATAAGGAACACCTCAAAGACCTGAGCACGTCTCTGCTTATCCCGGACACTGTAACAAGCACCCAGGGTGTCTGCGTAAGTGGCGAGGAAGCTCTTCTAATAACCCTACGCAGGCTGGCGTATCCCAACAGGTGGAGGGATTTGGAGCCACTGTTCGGCCGCCACTATTCCACTTTGTCAAGCATTGTGTCAAAGGTGCTCACGCACATTGAAGACAACTTTGGACACCTGCTGGACTTAACTAATAACAAGTGGCTGAACCTTGCAGAACTAGGTCGTTTTTCTCAGGCAA TGCATCGCAGAGGTGCACCAATTAAAAACTGCTGGGGCTTCGTGGATGGGACAGCGAGACCGATCTGCCGGCCATCGGTGAACCAGAGAATACGGTTCTCTGGTCATAAGCGCGTCCATGGTGTGAAATATCAATCTGTCATGTGCGCCAACGGCATCGTGTGTGATCTTGACGGCCCCTATCCAGGTCACAGACACGACGCTG GTATCCTGAGAGACAGCGGCCTTTACAGCAGGCTTGAGCACTTGGTGCAGGGTTCCTCGTACACCATCTACGGTGACCCTGCGTACCCACTACGTCCACTGCTGATGCGCCCATATGCCGGCTCTTCTCAGACAGAGACACAGCAAAGGTTTAATTCGGGCATGAGTACAGTCCACCAGGCCGTAGAATCGGGGTTCGGCAAGACTGTTAGACTGTTTGCATTCTTGGACTTTAAAAAAAATCCAAATATTCTTCTACAAAATATGCCGCAGATGTACAAAATAGGTACAATCCTCGCAAACATACATGTTTGTATGGCAGTAATGTTTCGATGTTTTTTGGCTTAA